In a genomic window of Thermosynechococcus sp. CL-1:
- the cysT gene encoding sulfate ABC transporter permease subunit CysT, whose protein sequence is MTATHPISPSLSPQKQRWQFPWVWRITVFYLLVMLAVPIAALLSRASSAGPLHFWQVATRPIALSAYEVTFVTALIAALINGVFGTLIAWVLVRYSFPGKRFFDAVVDLPFALPTAVAGLTLATVYSENGWIGSLLAPFGIRIAFSRWGVAVAMLFISLPFVIRTVQPVLTEMEKDVEEAAWSLGATHGQTFWRVILPPLMPAILTGVALGFSRAVGEFGSIVIISSNTPFRDLIASVLVFQSLEQYDYEAATIIGTVMLLVSLAILFLINLLQAWGRRYAER, encoded by the coding sequence ATGACCGCTACCCACCCCATTTCGCCGTCACTCTCTCCTCAGAAACAGCGCTGGCAGTTTCCTTGGGTTTGGAGAATCACGGTCTTTTACTTACTCGTGATGCTGGCTGTACCCATTGCTGCCCTCTTGAGCCGTGCCAGTAGTGCTGGGCCACTGCATTTTTGGCAGGTGGCAACGCGACCGATCGCCCTGTCGGCCTATGAAGTCACGTTTGTGACTGCCCTCATCGCAGCGCTGATCAATGGCGTCTTTGGTACCCTGATTGCTTGGGTGCTGGTGCGCTATTCCTTTCCGGGGAAGCGCTTCTTTGATGCTGTCGTGGATCTACCTTTTGCATTGCCGACGGCGGTGGCGGGTCTCACCCTCGCAACGGTCTATAGCGAAAATGGCTGGATTGGTAGCTTACTAGCGCCCTTCGGAATCAGAATTGCCTTCAGCCGCTGGGGGGTGGCGGTGGCGATGCTCTTTATTTCCTTACCCTTCGTGATTCGCACGGTGCAGCCCGTCCTCACCGAAATGGAAAAGGATGTGGAGGAGGCAGCATGGTCGCTGGGTGCTACCCATGGGCAGACCTTTTGGCGAGTGATTTTGCCACCTTTGATGCCCGCTATTCTCACAGGCGTTGCCCTAGGCTTCTCACGGGCAGTGGGGGAATTTGGCTCAATTGTGATTATTTCCTCCAACACTCCTTTTCGGGACTTGATTGCCTCAGTGCTGGTGTTTCAGAGCTTAGAGCAGTATGACTATGAGGCAGCAACCATTATTGGCACGGTGATGCTCTTGGTGTCCCTAGCGATTTTATTTCTGATTAATCTGCTGCAAGCGTGGGGGCGGCGCTATGCGGAGCGTTAA